The region TATTTCTTCTACTTTTCCCTTAATTAAATGTCTCAGATAAACACATTTTAAGAAATACAGAAAtatattaaagaaaaatattatttttaagatATTAGAAGTAGACCAAGACCTTTTACCATGGTGAATATCAAATCAAAGACCAAAAGAGATCAAAAGTCcttcataataaaaaaaaaatccataacTACTATAATGTTAACGtttcaatattattattttatgaattaaATATATCAAATAACAGATTTTAAAATCCATTTTTCCTTAAATAGCATATTTTTATACAACATATTGTTGTAGTTTTGTGTACGTCCACTTTGTGATCATTGGACATTGATCAGTGCAAAGGTACAATCCAACATGCATGAAGTACAACCCTCATGCATACCATATTTGTTCAAATGTAATTCAACTAAATGAATAGATTGAAGATGCAACTGTACATTAGAGTATGTTACCTCAAATCATTCaatataagaataataataataataaagctgCATTctgtaaaaataaattaaaaaaagaatataTTGAAATAGGAatcatatgatatattgtgaAATAATCTTCTTTCTACTTCAAAGACTCCCAAGCCTGTTTACTATGCTCCTTTCCTACATATACAAAAacaaacttaccaacattatatTCATATAATCATAGAATTATAAAAATAGGAATTTAAACTTACATTTGAACCCCGAAAAGATTTTCCTAAAGGTGGCTTCAACAGAGAATCAGACAGCGACGCATCCATGCCCATGCGACGGTTTTGACCCTACAAAATTACACCAATTTCTCATGCAACCATCCCAAATATAATCCTGATACATGTGTATCATGTATCAGGCACTATTAGGCACAGTGCCTAATAGTGTGTGTGCCTGATAGTACGTCTATCACTATCAGGCACAATGCCTGATATAGATTCTATATCAGGCACGATGTGTATGATAAAGATATTTACCGGTTGTAAAGATTCTTCATCATGGTTATCTGGGAAAAGAGAGGTGTAGTATGATGGATCATAGATGGaagctcctcctcctcctcctccaactgAATCAAGAGAACCAGATGTGCGTCTAACTACATGAGGAGGTGTTGCAGGATTCATGAAACTGTTCCTCGAATCCATATCTCCATCTCGAGGAACTATACTATCTACAAGTGAAGGCCCCAATCTATACATCTGAATCCATaacaatgaggatgatgatcttaCTGTGAACCCAATTATTTGCATTAACAGAGTCAATCTCACTGAAAATATCGCAAATTCTCCATAAATCTCTGAAGAAATGTTCCTGAATACGTCCCAAACTGAACTGTTTTAGATGAAACTgaagagagaaaaaaaattgaatacaGAGGAAGAATTATAAGAGAGAAAGCTAACCAGATTTCTTGACTGAAGAAGATGAACCACAGAATGTCTAGCAAAATTGCGGAAAATAATAGAGCTGCATAAGTTCGACCTAGACTCTGGCTGCTACTCTCGATTGCAACCAATGCGAATAACCCAATTCCGAGATTTACAAGCGTAATTCCATTATATAATGCCCCCAATGATCCAATCAAAGCACAAGCAATCTTCAAACATATCATAAAACTTCAATCGATTAATACAAAATCAAAAGTACATCGCGATATAAACGAACAGTTTGTGAATCGgtgttatttatttatattaaaattaatgaaaaaCACGAATTCAGATGAAAACTCTAGGTCATGATTCATAAATTCAGTTCTACGTTTCGGAATCATTTGTAGACGGATCAAAACTAGTGTAAAATCACAATGTGTACGACTAACATGAATTCATTGACATGGGAATACAAAATGGGGAGAGAGAAATTACTTGAATGTAAATTAGAATCACGGCGAACGACTGAATCTTGTCGTAATCACGAAGCCAGGTTTGTATCTGAGTGTTCAATTCAGGACAAAGCATCATAAAGCAAACACAATCTTTCCCTCCTCCAATCCGGCCTTAAACAACTGATAAATTTGAACTCGTCCCACCTCAACCAATCAATCAAATTGCGAAGAACATCGGTTATACGATCAATTGGGCTACATTGAAAGAAACGGAATCTTAAATCAATGTCTGAGATAAAGATATGATTGTTTCTTGTGGGGTTTCTCTTCTCCGAACACTGTTTTGTGTGAGTATGCGTTATATGTGTGTTGATCGTGGAAAATGAGGAATTGGGGAGAAGATTTTTGAGGGGAAAGATGAAAAAGGAAAGCGTTCAACACTGGCATGAACCCGCTACTTCAATTTCTTTATGCTTTTTGGGTTATTGAAAAGTTACATTTACAATCCCTCTCGTATAAAATAGTGACTCCTAACCCCCTAAAGTTTTGTATGAAAGTCATTTAGACAGCGGATTGAACCGAACTGAGAAAGAACTGAACCaaacataaatgaataaaaatgaacaacttttatgtatagtatttggTAGGACTAGAACAACACATAACAAGATACTAAAATTACCAAATTATCCTTCTCAACCATTAATTTGTTATAAATATGGTATTCAAAGATTCTAACAATTTATCAACAAATATTGGTGATGACAACGTGTTAGTTTTTCACAGGATGTCAACACGTACATGCAATATGTAGAAAGGGTGATATAAGGTTCATTCTTTTTGGATGCAAGAAAAAGTTTAATTCTTTAAGGGTTTGGTACTATTATAGAACCAATGTAACTTATATCATTAATTTTCCGTACATATTTTAGAAATTTGTCACATCCAAGTCACGTTAATAATAATAAAGTGCCCATATTGCTTTTATATAGTTTAGGGATGTTATGTTCTGAAatgttaattaaataactttTTACATTATATGCCAACATTTATCCCTTGTCTAATTTAAGTCTTGAAATTAGACCCTCTACCTATCATCTTTTCTTGAAATCAGATAGAACGCCAGTGGTGGTGGTTGAAGGAGGATAAGATGGTAGTTTAATTTCAGTGTCTCCGTTAGAAAAGCTTAACCTCACTTTTTCTCAATGGAGAAGATAGTGAAAACTGATGATGTTAAATTGTTAATACAATTATGATTATGAAGCAACTTAAACTGCAAGTTATCGAGTTTGGTAATCAAAAAATTACTGAATTTTTATGGATCCTGTGAGTTTATTTTTCGTGATTATATTTTGTTCCCATATGTCTTACAATCCACCAAACACCCTTTCAATTTAGGCACAAAAAGAAAGCAAGGTCAGTAGAGGAGATAGTGAGTATACTGTATATATACTCATAAATCACAAAAATGGACAAGTTTGACGAAAAATAGGGAATCTGttgaaaaaaaataccaaaaggtATCATTATCTTTTTGTGATTATAAGAATACAAGTCAAAATAGACACCATTATTAGAGAATCAAACTATCTAATAACTAATCTCGAAAACGACCAATAAAAGATATCCATATTCAATATACTCTTTACTTATTACTGAATTTGCATTTGCACCCCCGAAATGGGAGTATATGCACTGATAGATCACAAAAATGAATTGGTCGTGTTCTCGGATGGTGcaatttatcatttattttttattattactaAATTTGCCATAGGTAGTGATAGCATAAACAAAAGCGCCTAAACCtttttaaattttgaatattaagatttaatatttatatatgctAAGATTTTGACAAACTGaataaaataatacattaaacATAAATCGCACTTAATAacgaaaacatttaaaaatagcaTTTTCTCTTAACCATAACCAAAAAACCATTGAACTCGTTATCACGTGAAAAGAAATACATTTGTTTAattaaagaaacaaaaaaaatgttcatattggTTTTGTTTAATAGATAAACAAACATATAGGAATATACTACCTTCAACATTAGATTTGAAACTATATATGATTATCTATCTTCTCATCTGTGTAAAGAGCTCAGAGGGAGGTCTTGGTGTTGTTCCTCCACTACTACCAAATGTAGAGAATCCACTTCCACCTTGGCTCCCAAAAGCACCGAATCCACCACCACTACCCGCTGCAGCACCACCAAATCCACCACCACCTGCAGCACCACCAAACCCACCACCACCCGCAGCACCACCAAATCCACCACTGCCTGCTGCGGCACCACCAAATCCACCACCACCGCCAGTAGCCGCAGCGGCAAATCCACCACCGCTAGTAGCTGCCGCTGCAAACCCACCACCACTGGTGGCTAAACCACTAAAACCTCCACCGCCGGAAGCCAGATTGGCAAACCCACCGCCAGACGAAGCAGCAGCAAAACCACCAGCAGTTTGACTGGCACCGAAACCGGAACCCCCAAAAGAACTTGGAGCACCAAACTGTCTCGACTGACCGAAAGAACCAAGAACCGACCCTAACACCTGTTGACCCGACCCAATCTGAGGCGGCTGACCAAACCCctgcccaccaccaccaccaccaaatcCGCCAGAAAACGCATTGAAATTTGGTTGTTGAGACGGTTGTGAAGGTTGCATGGGTGGTGAAGATTCAATGTTGAAGGATGCAGGTCTAAACAGACCACCAGTAGGTTGAGAAGGAGCAAATGAAGGAACCGGTTGAGATGGAGTAGCTACCGGGTTACCAAATGGTGCACCGAATGGGTTCGGTTTGGGTGCACCCAGGTTCGGGTTTGGGGATGACCCGAGCCCAAACCCACTGAAATTTCCCAATGTGGGAGGTGTTTCAGGTACAGGAGCTTCTTCCTCCATCTCATCTTCCTGTGAAACTGCAGCATCTTGTATCACTAATGATGCTTGTTCTTGTTCtggttttggttttggatttgatgATAACGAAGGAGAGGGACTACTTGTGGCAACTGAGGAAACCACAGGGGTGGGAGGTGAAATTTGAGTTGAAGAATTCTCATTTGGTTTTATATCGAACTTGGGTAATGAAAGTAGACTAGG is a window of Lactuca sativa cultivar Salinas chromosome 1, Lsat_Salinas_v11, whole genome shotgun sequence DNA encoding:
- the LOC111896975 gene encoding uncharacterized protein LOC111896975, which codes for MMLCPELNTQIQTWLRDYDKIQSFAVILIYIQIACALIGSLGALYNGITLVNLGIGLFALVAIESSSQSLGRTYAALLFSAILLDILWFIFFSQEIWNISSEIYGEFAIFSVRLTLLMQIIGFTVRSSSSLLWIQMYRLGPSLVDSIVPRDGDMDSRNSFMNPATPPHVVRRTSGSLDSVGGGGGGASIYDPSYYTSLFPDNHDEESLQPGQNRRMGMDASLSDSLLKPPLGKSFRGSNERSIVNRLGSL